From a region of the Listeria monocytogenes ATCC 19117 genome:
- the essA gene encoding type VII secretion protein EssA: protein MKFKIAALLMLLCFAFAPGVLAADSDSYLENNGKMDIKTDRLQKTEEEKTKELEQMEETELDKNGIPLFTDEMDEKIAKEKAAEKAEYDRIKDSLFEEESTSGETVKKTKEKLFTDEYETTAVNTETPTTTETTVEDETKKTKQKTVGGAIAGTLVALAGGIYVAARNVFE from the coding sequence ATGAAATTTAAAATAGCAGCACTACTTATGTTACTTTGTTTTGCTTTTGCTCCGGGAGTTCTCGCTGCGGATTCAGATAGCTATTTAGAAAACAATGGGAAAATGGACATCAAAACAGATAGACTTCAAAAAACAGAAGAAGAAAAAACAAAAGAACTAGAACAGATGGAGGAAACGGAGCTCGATAAGAACGGAATTCCACTTTTTACTGACGAAATGGACGAAAAAATCGCCAAAGAAAAAGCGGCAGAGAAAGCGGAATATGACCGGATTAAAGACTCACTTTTTGAAGAGGAATCTACATCTGGTGAAACAGTGAAAAAAACGAAAGAGAAGTTGTTTACAGACGAGTACGAGACAACAGCTGTAAACACGGAAACACCTACTACTACGGAAACAACAGTAGAAGATGAAACGAAAAAAACAAAACAAAAAACAGTTGGTGGAGCAATTGCAGGAACACTTGTAGCTTTAGCAGGCGGGATTTATGTGGCTGCGCGCAATGTTTTTGAATAG
- a CDS encoding EsaB/YukD family protein, which translates to MAKNTHMNVTVDFTNWGASKYDLRIPVHQPIKALIINLAETLKIDYKDLSKCTIKTTNKAILLSDDDKLTNFQIADGDILEIL; encoded by the coding sequence ATGGCTAAAAACACACATATGAATGTGACAGTTGATTTCACTAATTGGGGAGCAAGCAAGTATGATTTGCGAATTCCGGTGCATCAACCAATCAAAGCATTAATTATCAATTTGGCAGAAACGCTCAAAATCGATTACAAAGATTTGTCCAAATGTACGATAAAAACAACGAATAAAGCGATATTACTAAGCGATGATGACAAATTGACTAATTTTCAAATTGCGGACGGAGACATCTTAGAAATTTTATAG
- the essB gene encoding type VII secretion protein EssB, giving the protein MNKTIEMDGTTYDFTYEDLVWSITFPKSKTRAKELAQLELLEKPATHFTPAKISSDSDSYTISYEIAKRTYGFEQVRKMGREDKLRALRNIADLGELLNTRYTFFLHPDNLIFDINLVPSIVHRGIKNILPPYELTEETFFKQYQCFVIAMFSKKFSFENLYNGSLSGARGTQFEKSILDAKTVQDIATILEEAYVKEHAAVQKNMASVPKKKYSTFRGLAVGFIIVAILLAIPVSYFAFVKVPLQNDLLTANENFLKTDYDKVITGLENVDPEKMPQSVQYELAYSYVKGEKMSDKKKENIMNTISLKSDAKNLLYWIYNGRGEFSKSLDIAKLLDDPTLAMYSLTKQIEQVQSDTTLSGDEKVEKLKTLEESLKEYDEKVNESTTTEDETTNTEAK; this is encoded by the coding sequence ATGAATAAGACAATTGAAATGGACGGAACAACTTACGATTTTACTTATGAGGATCTAGTTTGGAGCATTACGTTTCCAAAATCAAAAACACGCGCTAAAGAACTCGCACAACTAGAACTATTAGAAAAACCTGCGACACATTTTACTCCTGCAAAAATCTCAAGTGATAGCGATTCGTATACAATTTCTTATGAGATTGCGAAACGTACTTATGGATTTGAACAAGTTCGAAAAATGGGACGTGAAGATAAACTGCGCGCACTGCGGAATATTGCGGATTTAGGCGAATTGTTAAACACGCGCTATACATTCTTTTTACACCCGGATAATCTGATTTTCGATATTAACCTAGTGCCAAGTATTGTTCATCGGGGCATTAAAAATATATTACCGCCTTATGAACTAACAGAAGAAACTTTTTTCAAACAATATCAATGTTTCGTTATTGCGATGTTTTCTAAGAAATTCTCTTTTGAAAACTTGTACAATGGCTCGCTATCAGGGGCTAGAGGAACGCAATTTGAGAAGAGTATATTAGATGCAAAAACGGTGCAAGATATTGCTACTATTTTAGAAGAAGCATACGTGAAAGAACATGCGGCGGTTCAAAAAAATATGGCAAGCGTACCGAAGAAAAAATACAGTACTTTCCGTGGGTTGGCGGTTGGTTTCATTATCGTCGCTATTTTACTTGCAATTCCAGTAAGTTATTTTGCCTTCGTTAAAGTCCCTCTGCAAAATGATTTACTAACGGCAAACGAGAATTTCCTGAAAACAGATTACGATAAAGTGATTACAGGTCTAGAAAATGTGGATCCAGAAAAAATGCCGCAGTCTGTCCAATATGAATTAGCTTATTCCTATGTTAAAGGCGAAAAAATGAGCGATAAAAAGAAAGAAAACATTATGAATACAATCAGCTTAAAATCTGACGCCAAAAACTTACTTTACTGGATTTACAATGGTCGCGGAGAATTTAGTAAATCACTTGATATTGCCAAACTTTTAGACGACCCAACGCTTGCGATGTACAGTTTAACAAAACAAATTGAACAGGTACAAAGTGATACAACATTAAGCGGCGATGAAAAAGTGGAAAAACTAAAAACTTTGGAAGAAAGCTTGAAAGAATACGATGAAAAAGTAAATGAATCAACTACAACTGAAGATGAAACAACAAATACAGAAGCAAAATAA
- the essC gene encoding type VII secretion protein EssC → MNREALLIVSNGQQCHKNHLSPEKVVTIGNTIEHEITYPELAEAIEVKYDEGSWNAGTTALQANQAVNVENLAFYLCQDLHTQVYDVVTNISVTFGVGIENDVTLDDTKSDFILLRDAKEKLFKLQVLNGEVYHNFSLVTEDCVLEPGDQLYTDGVTITIGKEDISVLAVKNRVTSKLAPLFAADNSFGEDYPDYHRSPRIIYRAPEEKISMAKPSSKPSKPTDGLIKIILPPLIMVAITVMISIFQPRGLYIIMTIAMSAVTITMAILNYIKSRKKYKIDSKQRVESYDLYLKRKTKELHETSEKQRHALTYHYPDVTELEKMALRVDSRIYEKTMFHHDFLTFRVGRGDEASSFSVEFQQEEFSQEKDELVEEAVKIKGQYLSINEVPVATDLMHGPVGYIGPRRLVLEQLQMLVMQTSLFHSYYDLQFITIFPEEEKADWDWMRWLPHANMRDVNVRGFVYHERSRDQVLNSLYQILKERKQALTEQASKQEKLYFTPHYVVLITDEKLVLDHTVMEFFNEDPSELGVSLVFVQDVMESLPEHVKTVVDIRDAKSGNIILEQGDLVNRAFVPDHLPADFDKEVISRALAPLNHLQNLKNSIPESVTFLEMYGVERVEELNIAGRWAKNETYKSLAVPLGLRGKDDIVQLNLHEKAHGPHGLVAGTTGSGKSEIIQSYIISLGVNFHPYEVAFLLIDYKGGGMANLFKNMPHLLGTITNLDGAQSMRALASIKAELQKRQRLFGEHDVNHINQYQKLYKQGKATEPMPHLFLISDEFAELKSEQPEFMKELVSTARIGRSLGIHLILATQKPSGVVDDQIWSNSKFKLALKVQNASDSNEILKTPDAAEITLPGRSYLQVGNNEIYELFQSAWSGADYVPDKESTDYIDTTIYAINDLGQYDILTEDLSGLDKKDDLTKLPSELDAVIDHIHAYTEASGIEALPRPWLPPLPERIFAQDLHPVNFEEAWKEPKKPLQATIGLLDQPELQAQVPLTLDLTKDGHVAVFSSPGFGKSTFLQSLVMDLARQHNPEQLHVYLLDFGTNGLLPLVDLPHIADTMMVDEVEKIQKFLRICLNEIKTRKKLLSQYRVANIEQYERASGKELPNIIVVLDNYDAVKDAGLGDDFEKIITQITREGASIGMFMIISASRHMSLRTQMATNIKQMIALYLIDKNDISSTVGRTDTPLEEYPGRALVKLETVTTFQTTLPSHGEETIQQIEGIRNEAKLMREGWQGELPESVPMIPEKIKLADFCEWMETKEVVANGNIPIGVDFEYVKPVGIDYKQTGVLIIADVIGRNLVSINKNVANSLVQNPNISLLISDTANFDLVEMSTKANLYSNNTEDLKQNMKKVLSIYQSRTEKADELRKAGDNLGVTAMIQGLKDIVAFVGDYDILLKTLDEEDQKVLIDMINNGKTYGCYLILSGSIQAFKGYGDLNKAVQAQRNYIFFDRLSNSSPFSFSFNIYREQELLPEEGYVIAGQEWQKIKIAKYEEEV, encoded by the coding sequence ATGAATAGAGAGGCTTTATTAATTGTTAGTAACGGGCAGCAATGTCATAAAAACCACTTGTCTCCTGAAAAAGTCGTGACAATTGGGAATACAATCGAACACGAAATCACTTATCCTGAACTGGCTGAGGCGATTGAAGTTAAATACGATGAAGGCTCTTGGAATGCTGGAACAACAGCGCTCCAAGCGAATCAAGCTGTAAATGTAGAGAACTTAGCATTCTATCTATGCCAAGATTTACATACACAAGTTTATGATGTTGTAACGAATATTTCTGTGACATTTGGCGTTGGAATAGAAAATGATGTCACATTAGATGATACAAAATCAGATTTTATACTTTTACGTGATGCAAAGGAAAAACTGTTTAAGTTACAAGTCTTAAATGGCGAAGTTTATCATAACTTTTCTCTAGTAACGGAAGACTGCGTTCTAGAACCGGGTGATCAGCTCTATACGGACGGTGTGACGATTACAATCGGAAAAGAAGATATTAGTGTGCTAGCTGTGAAAAATCGCGTGACGAGCAAATTAGCGCCTTTATTTGCTGCGGACAATTCGTTCGGGGAAGATTATCCGGATTACCACCGTTCACCGCGGATTATTTACCGTGCGCCAGAAGAAAAAATCAGCATGGCGAAACCGTCAAGTAAACCCTCAAAACCAACAGATGGCTTAATTAAAATTATTTTACCACCCCTTATCATGGTGGCAATTACGGTCATGATTTCCATTTTCCAACCACGTGGACTTTATATTATTATGACAATCGCAATGTCAGCAGTGACAATCACAATGGCGATTCTTAACTACATAAAATCACGTAAAAAATACAAAATCGATTCCAAACAACGCGTGGAAAGCTACGATTTGTATTTAAAACGAAAAACGAAAGAATTGCACGAAACAAGCGAAAAACAGCGTCACGCTTTAACCTATCACTATCCAGACGTAACTGAACTAGAAAAAATGGCGTTACGTGTGGATTCGCGGATTTACGAAAAAACAATGTTCCATCATGATTTCTTGACTTTCCGAGTTGGTCGAGGCGACGAAGCAAGTAGCTTTTCCGTGGAATTCCAACAGGAAGAGTTCAGCCAAGAAAAAGACGAACTTGTAGAAGAAGCTGTGAAAATTAAAGGGCAATATTTATCAATCAATGAAGTGCCAGTTGCGACAGATTTAATGCACGGACCAGTGGGGTATATCGGGCCACGCCGTTTAGTATTAGAACAACTGCAAATGTTAGTAATGCAAACATCCCTTTTCCATAGTTATTATGATTTGCAATTTATTACGATTTTCCCAGAAGAAGAGAAAGCGGATTGGGACTGGATGCGCTGGCTACCGCATGCGAATATGCGTGATGTGAATGTGCGTGGTTTTGTTTACCATGAACGTTCGCGCGACCAAGTGTTGAACTCGCTTTATCAAATTTTAAAAGAGCGTAAACAAGCGCTTACTGAACAAGCGAGCAAACAGGAAAAATTATACTTTACGCCACATTATGTGGTTTTAATTACCGACGAAAAATTAGTACTCGATCACACGGTTATGGAATTCTTCAATGAAGATCCAAGCGAACTAGGTGTTTCTTTAGTGTTCGTACAGGACGTAATGGAGAGCTTGCCAGAACACGTGAAAACGGTCGTGGATATTCGTGATGCGAAGAGCGGGAACATTATTTTGGAACAAGGCGACCTTGTAAACCGAGCGTTCGTGCCGGATCATTTGCCAGCAGATTTTGACAAAGAAGTAATCAGCCGGGCTCTTGCGCCGCTAAACCATCTTCAAAACTTGAAAAACTCGATCCCAGAATCCGTTACTTTTCTTGAAATGTACGGTGTAGAGCGCGTCGAAGAGTTAAACATTGCTGGACGCTGGGCGAAAAATGAAACGTATAAGAGTCTTGCTGTACCACTTGGCTTGCGCGGAAAAGATGATATTGTTCAACTGAATTTACATGAAAAAGCACACGGGCCGCATGGTTTGGTAGCCGGAACAACTGGTTCTGGTAAATCAGAAATCATTCAGTCTTACATTATCTCACTTGGCGTCAATTTCCACCCATATGAAGTCGCGTTCTTGCTGATTGACTATAAGGGCGGCGGTATGGCGAACTTATTTAAAAATATGCCACATTTACTGGGAACAATTACAAACTTGGACGGCGCGCAATCCATGCGTGCACTAGCTTCCATCAAAGCCGAATTGCAGAAAAGGCAACGGTTATTTGGCGAGCACGATGTTAACCACATCAACCAATACCAAAAACTATACAAACAAGGAAAAGCGACCGAACCAATGCCGCATTTATTCCTTATTTCAGATGAGTTCGCCGAGTTGAAATCAGAACAACCAGAATTCATGAAAGAACTTGTTTCGACAGCACGTATCGGGCGTTCACTCGGAATCCATTTAATCCTAGCAACCCAAAAACCAAGTGGCGTCGTGGATGACCAAATCTGGTCCAACTCCAAATTCAAACTAGCCCTCAAAGTACAAAACGCCAGCGATTCAAACGAAATTTTGAAAACACCAGACGCAGCAGAAATCACACTACCAGGCCGTTCGTACTTGCAAGTTGGTAATAACGAAATTTACGAACTGTTCCAAAGTGCTTGGAGTGGTGCGGATTACGTGCCAGATAAGGAAAGCACGGATTATATTGATACGACGATTTATGCGATTAATGATTTAGGTCAGTATGATATTTTGACAGAGGATTTGAGCGGATTAGATAAGAAGGATGATTTGACTAAGTTGCCGAGTGAACTTGATGCGGTGATTGATCATATTCATGCGTATACGGAGGCTTCTGGGATTGAGGCGTTGCCGAGACCTTGGTTGCCGCCTCTACCTGAACGAATTTTCGCCCAAGACTTACATCCAGTCAATTTTGAAGAAGCATGGAAAGAACCGAAAAAACCACTTCAAGCAACAATTGGTTTACTGGATCAACCCGAATTACAAGCACAAGTCCCACTAACACTAGATTTAACAAAAGATGGACACGTGGCTGTATTCTCAAGCCCAGGGTTTGGGAAATCAACCTTCTTGCAAAGTTTAGTGATGGATTTAGCGCGTCAACATAATCCAGAGCAACTGCATGTTTATTTGTTGGATTTTGGGACGAATGGGTTGCTACCTCTAGTAGATCTGCCACATATTGCTGATACAATGATGGTGGATGAAGTTGAAAAAATACAGAAATTTTTACGAATCTGCCTAAATGAAATAAAAACAAGGAAGAAGCTTCTTAGCCAATATCGTGTTGCAAATATAGAGCAGTATGAAAGAGCAAGTGGAAAAGAACTACCTAATATTATTGTTGTTCTAGATAATTACGACGCTGTAAAAGATGCAGGCTTAGGGGATGATTTTGAAAAAATCATTACTCAAATTACTCGTGAAGGTGCATCCATTGGAATGTTTATGATTATTAGCGCATCAAGGCATATGAGTTTGAGAACACAAATGGCTACTAATATTAAACAAATGATTGCTTTATATCTAATTGATAAAAATGATATATCATCAACTGTTGGTCGAACGGATACACCACTTGAAGAGTATCCAGGAAGAGCGCTTGTAAAATTAGAAACAGTTACAACATTTCAAACGACGTTACCATCGCACGGAGAAGAAACAATTCAACAGATTGAAGGTATTCGAAATGAAGCAAAATTAATGAGAGAAGGTTGGCAAGGAGAACTTCCAGAGAGCGTACCAATGATTCCAGAAAAAATTAAACTAGCTGATTTTTGTGAATGGATGGAAACTAAAGAGGTCGTTGCAAATGGAAATATACCTATCGGAGTTGATTTTGAATACGTAAAACCAGTAGGCATTGATTACAAGCAAACCGGAGTACTAATTATTGCAGATGTAATTGGACGAAACTTAGTAAGCATAAATAAAAATGTAGCTAATTCTCTTGTGCAAAATCCAAATATTTCTCTCTTAATTAGCGACACAGCGAATTTTGATTTAGTGGAAATGTCTACTAAAGCCAATTTATACAGTAACAACACAGAGGATTTGAAGCAGAATATGAAAAAAGTACTCTCTATTTATCAATCCAGAACTGAAAAAGCAGATGAACTTCGAAAAGCAGGAGATAATTTAGGCGTAACTGCCATGATTCAAGGATTAAAAGATATAGTTGCTTTCGTAGGAGATTACGATATCTTACTAAAAACTCTTGATGAAGAAGACCAAAAAGTTCTAATAGATATGATTAACAATGGAAAAACATATGGTTGCTATTTAATTTTAAGTGGTTCGATTCAAGCATTTAAAGGATATGGTGATTTGAATAAAGCTGTTCAAGCTCAAAGAAACTATATATTCTTTGATCGACTATCGAATTCAAGCCCATTCTCCTTCTCGTTTAATATTTATAGAGAACAAGAATTATTACCTGAGGAAGGTTATGTAATAGCAGGACAAGAGTGGCAAAAAATAAAAATTGCAAAATATGAAGAAGAGGTGTAA
- a CDS encoding DUF4176 domain-containing protein, translating to MLTKEILPIGSVVYLKESLKKVMITSRLITIQGDEEKEFYDYGGVVYPEGTKDDNILAFDAEDITDVKFRGFVDDDEVVLVKRMREWQKEEFGVSPEEEDEMLEL from the coding sequence ATGCTAACAAAAGAAATATTACCTATTGGAAGCGTTGTTTATTTAAAAGAAAGCCTGAAGAAAGTTATGATTACGAGTAGATTAATTACAATTCAGGGAGATGAAGAAAAAGAATTTTATGATTATGGAGGTGTAGTTTATCCAGAAGGGACAAAGGATGACAATATTTTGGCATTTGATGCAGAAGATATAACAGATGTGAAGTTTAGAGGTTTTGTAGATGATGATGAGGTAGTCTTGGTGAAGAGAATGAGAGAATGGCAGAAAGAAGAATTTGGTGTTTCTCCAGAAGAGGAGGATGAGATGCTTGAATTATGA
- a CDS encoding SseB family protein yields MNEQILLKNDDLLNIIKVLKTNYSKQVEEELYRQMQKSKLLLPAIIREENKISIVKIIDEKENEYLPVFTDWTNFQLYLDSTKESQPIVFTFNEYFNILVADLNLSGIVINPYSHNLVLSRENLNYLEKSQVNIQKGEQISIGLPKKYPHLFVENCKSFFEKIVL; encoded by the coding sequence ATGAATGAACAAATATTGTTGAAGAACGATGATTTATTAAATATAATCAAAGTTTTAAAAACGAATTACTCAAAACAAGTAGAAGAAGAGTTGTATAGGCAAATGCAGAAAAGCAAATTGTTATTACCAGCTATAATAAGAGAAGAGAATAAGATATCTATTGTAAAGATAATAGATGAGAAAGAAAATGAGTATTTGCCAGTATTTACAGACTGGACAAATTTTCAATTGTATCTTGATAGTACAAAAGAATCTCAACCTATTGTTTTTACATTTAACGAATATTTTAATATCCTTGTTGCTGATTTGAATTTATCTGGAATTGTTATCAATCCATACAGTCATAACTTAGTACTATCTAGAGAAAATTTAAATTATCTAGAAAAATCTCAAGTAAATATCCAAAAAGGGGAACAAATTTCTATAGGATTGCCTAAAAAATATCCTCATTTATTTGTTGAAAATTGTAAAAGTTTTTTTGAAAAGATAGTTCTATAA
- a CDS encoding enhanced serine sensitivity protein SseB C-terminal domain-containing protein, producing MVRDNQISLLLVIDTPNIEVLFSKLNEYTEKFLDSEQILDILALDTPLGKNTTKEYEPFYKRKG from the coding sequence ATGGTGAGAGACAATCAAATAAGTCTACTGTTAGTAATTGATACCCCAAATATAGAAGTATTGTTTAGTAAACTTAATGAATATACGGAGAAGTTTTTAGATAGTGAGCAGATTCTTGATATATTAGCTCTGGATACTCCTTTAGGTAAAAACACTACAAAAGAATATGAACCATTTTATAAACGTAAAGGCTAA
- a CDS encoding Imm59 family immunity protein, producing MNYNLKECKKILEEDIYLLGYQELRYAIFEGEKNNRQEYQVRIEKNEDKFEVYMTADRASVVGKYEFNNVFDAMDKFLHIMQSRVLSNRRRVKDGELPEYSCPLWDN from the coding sequence ATGAATTATAATTTAAAAGAATGTAAAAAAATTTTAGAAGAAGACATTTATTTACTAGGTTATCAGGAATTAAGATACGCTATATTCGAAGGTGAGAAAAATAATCGACAAGAATATCAAGTTAGAATTGAAAAGAATGAAGATAAGTTTGAAGTTTATATGACAGCTGATAGAGCTAGTGTAGTGGGGAAATATGAGTTTAATAATGTTTTTGATGCTATGGATAAATTTTTACATATTATGCAGAGTAGGGTTTTATCGAATCGTCGAAGAGTGAAAGACGGGGAACTGCCAGAATACTCCTGTCCATTATGGGATAATTAA
- a CDS encoding isocitrate lyase/PEP mutase family protein → MTKNFEKLKSLHELPTPLILYNCWDVASARAIQQGGAPVIATSSYAIAESLGVVDGEHLTFDEMFLVISRIAKNVSLPLTVDIETGYARNLEELAQNVERLLVIGVCGVNLEDQLIGVTNPGLCSTEEQCDKIETIKETAAKMSTEIFINARTDVFFQGRDETVDLLEEAIDRAKAYKEAGADAIFIPGLLLPKLIRAFVEKSPLPVNVMRMDGMLSNEDLQKIGVKRISYGPFSFFQANLAIQLEVERIFEGGKAL, encoded by the coding sequence ATGACAAAAAACTTTGAAAAACTAAAATCCCTACACGAACTACCCACCCCACTAATCCTCTACAACTGCTGGGACGTCGCTTCCGCCAGAGCAATCCAACAAGGCGGAGCACCAGTAATAGCGACAAGCAGTTATGCGATTGCTGAGTCACTTGGCGTAGTGGACGGGGAGCATTTAACTTTTGACGAAATGTTTTTAGTTATTTCGCGCATTGCCAAGAATGTGAGTTTGCCGCTAACGGTGGATATAGAGACTGGGTATGCTAGAAATTTGGAGGAACTGGCTCAGAATGTGGAGCGGTTGCTTGTGATTGGTGTTTGTGGTGTGAACTTGGAAGATCAGCTTATTGGCGTTACAAATCCGGGGTTATGCAGTACTGAGGAGCAATGTGATAAAATCGAGACAATCAAAGAAACAGCGGCGAAAATGAGCACGGAAATTTTTATCAATGCGCGTACAGATGTCTTTTTCCAAGGGCGGGATGAGACGGTAGACTTGTTGGAAGAAGCGATTGACAGGGCAAAGGCATACAAGGAGGCTGGGGCAGATGCTATTTTTATTCCGGGTCTGCTATTACCAAAATTAATTCGCGCATTTGTGGAGAAATCACCACTTCCGGTCAATGTCATGAGGATGGATGGGATGCTCTCAAACGAGGACTTACAAAAAATCGGTGTGAAAAGAATCAGTTATGGACCGTTTAGTTTTTTTCAGGCTAATTTAGCGATTCAGCTGGAAGTTGAGCGGATTTTCGAAGGAGGGAAAGCCTTGTGA
- a CDS encoding bifunctional transcriptional activator/DNA repair enzyme AdaA: protein MITNQRDIDKYYDMLVEKNSNYEGVFFVGVKTTGILCRPTCPAKKPLKENCEFFSTAKEALLASYRPCKRCEPLSNPTKLSPAVKLLVDAIEKNPEKKWTDKDFDELSISANTARRQFKKQFGMTFIEYARSRRLGLAFKHIRGGNSIINAQIESGYESGNGFRDAFSKTMGEVPHKSNDITILYSAWLETKLGSMLAISDDDSLLLLEFVDRKGLETEIKKLRMRLNAAITPEKTVIIQQIEAELARYFNGELIDFKTPICYIGSDFQQSVWNELRRIPIGETISYKSLAEKLGRPTASRAVARANGANQLSLIVPCHRVINTNGALGGYGGGLARKEWLIKHEKMVPR from the coding sequence GTGATAACGAATCAGCGGGATATTGATAAATATTATGATATGTTAGTGGAGAAAAATTCGAATTATGAAGGCGTATTTTTTGTTGGAGTGAAAACGACGGGAATACTTTGTCGCCCAACGTGTCCGGCGAAGAAACCTTTAAAAGAGAATTGTGAGTTTTTCAGTACAGCCAAGGAGGCGCTACTTGCATCTTACCGGCCTTGCAAGCGTTGTGAACCACTCTCCAATCCGACGAAATTGTCGCCAGCTGTGAAGTTGCTTGTTGATGCAATTGAGAAAAATCCAGAGAAAAAATGGACGGATAAAGATTTTGATGAATTATCCATTAGCGCAAATACAGCGCGGCGCCAGTTTAAGAAGCAGTTTGGGATGACTTTTATTGAGTATGCGCGTTCGCGGCGTCTCGGTCTTGCTTTTAAGCATATTCGGGGTGGAAATTCGATCATTAATGCACAAATTGAAAGTGGTTATGAGTCTGGAAATGGGTTCCGAGATGCTTTTTCAAAAACGATGGGGGAGGTTCCTCACAAATCAAACGATATCACCATTTTATACTCCGCTTGGCTTGAGACTAAACTTGGATCAATGCTCGCAATTTCTGATGATGATAGTCTATTGCTTCTGGAATTTGTTGATCGAAAAGGCTTGGAAACAGAAATTAAAAAATTACGAATGCGCTTAAACGCGGCTATTACACCTGAAAAAACAGTAATAATTCAACAAATAGAAGCCGAATTAGCGCGATATTTTAATGGTGAGTTGATTGATTTTAAAACACCGATTTGCTATATCGGGTCAGATTTTCAACAGAGTGTCTGGAATGAACTGCGACGAATTCCGATAGGCGAAACAATTTCGTACAAAAGTTTGGCAGAAAAACTAGGGCGGCCAACAGCAAGTCGAGCTGTGGCAAGAGCAAATGGGGCTAACCAATTATCCCTCATCGTCCCGTGCCATCGTGTAATCAATACTAACGGAGCATTAGGAGGCTACGGTGGCGGTCTTGCGCGCAAAGAATGGCTAATTAAACATGAAAAGATGGTTCCAAGGTAA
- a CDS encoding pentapeptide repeat-containing protein, with the protein MKKITAPRIPDEDLTVYPNDTYFIEDIGEVSEQIFRKTTLTGEIFEHFHLETIIFDGCVFDSVSLVSANLTDVVFKNCDLSNLDLMGAIIHRVRFENCKLIGVNFSDATLRNCVFVDCYADYVAFRYANLKWVAFEAGAYTNSDFSGAQLVDTYLERLDLNKAQFLNCALNGVDLSSCIFESITAMPQDLKGVSIDFSHAPALMPLFGIRVK; encoded by the coding sequence ATGAAAAAAATTACTGCGCCGCGGATTCCTGATGAGGATTTGACGGTTTATCCGAATGATACATATTTTATTGAAGATATTGGAGAAGTTAGTGAGCAAATCTTTAGAAAAACAACGCTAACTGGGGAAATTTTCGAGCATTTTCATTTAGAAACGATTATTTTTGATGGGTGTGTGTTCGATTCTGTTTCTCTTGTAAGCGCGAATTTGACTGATGTTGTATTTAAAAATTGTGATTTGTCGAATTTAGATTTAATGGGCGCAATTATTCACCGAGTTCGTTTTGAAAATTGTAAATTAATTGGTGTGAATTTCAGTGATGCTACGCTTAGAAATTGCGTTTTTGTTGATTGTTATGCGGATTATGTTGCCTTTCGTTATGCTAACTTGAAATGGGTGGCGTTTGAGGCGGGCGCGTATACGAATAGTGATTTTAGCGGGGCTCAACTGGTCGATACCTATTTGGAACGGCTTGATTTGAATAAAGCGCAGTTTTTAAATTGCGCGCTAAATGGTGTTGATCTTAGCTCATGTATTTTTGAGTCTATCACTGCAATGCCGCAAGATTTGAAGGGCGTGAGCATTGATTTTTCGCATGCTCCTGCTTTGATGCCGTTGTTTGGAATACGGGTTAAATAA